A segment of the Carya illinoinensis cultivar Pawnee chromosome 1, C.illinoinensisPawnee_v1, whole genome shotgun sequence genome:
AGGAACTGGCGTACCCATTGCTCAATTACCTCCAAAGTAGTCACTGCTGACAATGTACTATAACCTCCATTATTTGCTATTTTTCAATAAAGGTGATAGCATGATcacagtaaataaataaataaatactgcaTATAATCAGGGAGTTGTTCGTGAATTGTAGAGAGAGGATTAGTGCCGCCACCAACACAGGCAAAAGAAAGTGCTGCTCCATTCAGAGTTACATGCTGACAGACAGCATACGGTCAAGTACCTATACGTTTGAATCATAATTTGCAAGAACGGCAACATTCaaccatttttataaaaaaaaaaaaaaaattcacaatatcctCATTTCCCCCGCCGAGATATgtcatcaaaacaaaaatgcaacGTTACAATGACTAATCATATAACAGACTTATCAAAAAATCGCATAACAGGATCATACCCAttaaacgaagaagaagaaaaggcagCAGCTAAATTCTTCCGCCTCCCTAAAGAAGAACTTTCTTTTGCAGAGTCCCATCAGTCTTGAAGCTTTATGATATCCACGACCACTCATAAACTGAACATACTGTAAAGCCCATTATTGGTATACTCTAATCATCACAGAACGAGAAAATCATAAGAGGTCAACATTTTTATCACCATCAAGCAAGCATGTTAGCATACACGTGAGAGGACGACAACAAAACTCATGGGggtcaaaatcatataaaaaagacTCGAAAGAGCTACTTTTCCCATGGTTAAAGAACCTTCCTATCCAAGAAGAGTAAAAACATGTGCTTTCTCATTATATTGTAGAGAGAGggtctttttttctctctctttttccactTCTCACCCCTTTTTTTGGAAGGGGTAAAGCAGCAAGATTCAATCACTGATTTACAAATGGATGTTGCcattcaacaatatatatatatatatatatatatatatttttgttctaTTACCGTTGATGCTACAAATTCACAATGGAGGAATTTCATTTCCTGCTTACATTTGTCTTAAACACCACTCAAGCCCAATAGAATAGTCTTGCAAGGAAAACTAAGCTAAAAAAATCAAAGCTGTGCAAAAAAACTGTAAATCCTACTGTTACTAGATGTACATCCAAATTTTAGTATGGAAAAGGGTGGTGAATGGGATCCCACATCAACCAGGAGAAAAAAGCTTAATAGTTTATCAAGAATTCCAAGGGGTTCTAGTTGTAACATTGACTCATTTTCCAGTATAAGCTCGTAACTGGCTTCAACATTTTTGGGCTGTTAAATTAGGGTTTAAATGGAACCAACCCATAtggaaggggaagatggatTTTCCAAAGATCATTTCGTACACTTTGCTTCTTAAAGAgacatcatttctcaaaatcagaAAATAATTTACATCTTATATGCATGTAAAAAACAACAAACTCTCTGTTTTCATGAAACGTAAAATATCCTAGATACTTCAATGGAAATGCAAGAGCGAAATTTTCTCGTCatacttaaattaaattataaaaacaaagtGTCCAAACCActactaaaaaaatatcttacttTGTGTGGTATCATCCTGATACCAACTTCACAACAATGCAGATGAAATTTAGCAGTATGAGGGGAACTCTTAAGTACTGGGTTGCATAGATAAGACCTATAAGCTGCCCCTTAAATGACTTTGTCTTGCCCCCTGAGAATTCTGAGAAGCTCCATCCACGAGGTGCCAGGAAGCGGTCCTCATTTAATATTGCCAATGCATTAGCAAGAAGCAGACATCCCTCCAATAATGTCCATAAACCCATTCTCCTGTGCAATGAAGAATTTATCATGGAAAACCTTGTCGTACTTCAATTTGTAGGCATTTTTCACAACTACCCCACCCCCCCTCCTCTTCCTTACATAAAACTACTAAAGGACTTGCCAAAGTACCTTTTCTGCATCTATCGAAAAGACACGACAAATGGAAACAAATGCTAGCATGATTACTTGAAGAAACAATCTTTAAAAGTAACACAGGCAGatgatttcttttccttttttctttgataggtaaaaaaatacaaatagatGATTTCCAAGTAGCAAAATGCAACTTTAGCCAAAAGTTATTATGACATAGCAGTCTGAATGCCGCTGCGAAGTTGTAACCCCCACCACCCATGAATCAGTCGATCTACAAGCTGTTGATATGAGATAAAAAGAATCATGTGTTCTTCATGGTGTCATGCACATGGCACATGTTAAGTGCTTTGCCAAAGTGAGCCCAACCCATCTCAAACCAATCATTGATGAGGCCCACTATATTTTCaacttccaaaaaataaaaataaaaacatctcaacctacttcatacattcaaacacatttcaacctatttacattcaaacacgTCTCAATGGAATCCACAAAATACTAATATTCACAGATTAACTTAGATCATCTGAGACAACCTCAGCAACCAAATGCAACTTAAGTGTTGGGGTTCAATTTCCTAAGCTTCACGTATCTGGTTTTTTTGAGCTGTAAGAACCAAACTCACTCATGAATTAAATTTGGGGTATAGCCTCTTTTtatctgaaaaaaaaattatgaattacACAAACATGACCCACAAACCCAACTTTTTCTTGTTGCGTTGCACAACAATTTTAAGGAAACAAGTGTATCCATGCTTATAATCAGACTGTTCATCATTCAACAATCAGATAACTAATCCATAtgtcttatcaaaaaaataaaaaaagataactaATCCATATGTTATTAGAGCTTATAAGGTTTAAAAATGTAATCCCTTTCCATGACTTCAAGTAGTAGCGGATTACGTTTTGCATACACTGTTCTGCCGCAAAAGTAACAGTTTAAGGATTCACAAACCAGTTCCAAATATGTACTTTTTTCGAGCACAATACAGATCCTTAACCAAAACGGTATCGACCTTCTCACTCTTCTTGTTAAAATCCTACTCGAGTCCCCCACAACAAGAAGGACCTAAATTTTCATGTTACCACGGAAGGAAGACAACAACCCAACGGGAAGTAAGATCCTCTCATACAACTAACTATAAGCTGGCAACAGGATTTCAACAATAACCCAATTTTGAGAGACGCAAATGTGACTGCTCAAGAAAACCCAAATAAAAACCTTAAGAAAATAATGGAGACGATTTTAGAAGTATTAAAATCTGAGACATTTACGAAGTTAGATTGATAGGTAAATCTGCGATGTGTAGGATTAGGGGCAGAATAGAAAACTGTTGGAAACCGCCAGAGGCGCAACAAAAACTGTGTTCTCGCTGACCTGATTGTGGAACCTGATCTCCGGAGAGGCTTGGTCTTTGGGAAGGATCGACGTCGGTCTGAAGCAGAGGCTTCACCGAAAAGAGGAGAGGAGCGGAAGTACGTGCCGTCCCTTCGTGCGCGCAACGTGAGAACGTGAGATTAGGCTACCTTTGGGCACCGAGAAGCTATTCTATAATGAAAAAGTGTTGGCATGAGTCCCGTTTGTGCTTTGCTACATACGGTCGTCAGATGtaatcggcgtgcagtcggctatacggaattaataaaaaaaaattataaaaaaattctcttaTATTCAAGggaacctacatgaattataaaaagttataaaaataattttttttttcatgtaggtcccgtattaatttttttttacagctgaCTGCACGCCAACTGCATCTGCcaactgcaaaaagtatttctcgtCCCGTTTTGGGGCAGCCAAAACACGCCTTACATGTCATggagtaaaaatattaaaaatactctATAACAAAATTAagtcttttttttcattctctctATCTCATGTGTCGCCAAAGCCCCCCCGATCCCCACCCCTCCTCTAGGGGTATACAGAAACCGACGCCACTTGCCGCCTCCAACATGAACCGATTGGCCGCGTTAGGAACTGGCCAGAACCGCTTGTGAACAGGTCGGCAGACGGTAGATATTCTTCAAAACTGATCAACGTCAGTTCGGCAACGGTTTAACCCTAGttcaaaccgctgaaccggccgaTTTAATAAGATATATACCTTACTTAAACAAATAtctgaagtttaaaaaaaaaaaaaaaacttaatgttAAGCCAAACGGCACAGTTTCATTCTAGGGTTCAAAGTCCCTTaggtacctctctctctctctctctctctctctctctctctctctctctctctctctctctctctctctctctctctctctctctctctctctctctctctctctctctctctctctctctctctctgtgtgcacGCAGCCATGGCAATTGGCAGGGCGAAGGGCctttctctctcactctcaaatCGCAGTGTCGCACCTCCTGGCTCTCAGCGTCGTCTCTCACGGTCTCATCCAGTCGGCAGTCACTGCGGCATCATCGCCTGAAAATAGGTTCCATTGCCACCGAATACGCCGACTAATCGACCGGAGTGACGCTGAGACCAATGTAGATGGTTTGCTCCTTTTTAAACGGCCGGTTTTGGTCAAAATTTATCATCTTTCAATGGACCAAAACCCAAACCGATtgatcggttttcacccctacccTCCTCTACCCTCACCCCCACCACCCGTGTCGGCATCCTCTCCCTCACTCTCACCCAGCGTCGGCATTCTCTCCCCCACCCGCAACCTGCAATGCCGTCCTCTCCCCCACTCATACCTCCATCGCCCATCTAGGCCAAATGAGAGACATGACTGAGCATGGAGGGGGCTAAGAGAGGTGGGGTGGAGTTGGTGGTGGCTGAGGGAGGCTCTAGGTGGAGGTTGgaagccgtgggtggcggcataCGGTGGGGTAAGGGGTAGAACCCATTTCGAGTCTGgaagccgtgggtggcggcataATCTGCGGGCTTGGTAGTGCTCGACGGTGGAGCTAGAGGCTGACGATGGCGGCGGTAGTAGCGGCAAACTGTGGAGGAGAACTCATTTCGAGTTAAGAGAGGGTGCTATGCGTTAGGGCTTCCGTGAAAGTTTGAAGGTGGTTGGAGGTGGCCGGCATGATGGGGAGTCGAATGGTGGTGGTCGGTGGCACTGTAAGTGAAGCATGGCGAGGCTGGGTGAGGCTGTGAGCTAAGAGGGAATTGGGTGAAGGGAGAGGGAACTGGGTGGGGGAGGGGGAAACGggattttgttattaaaaaaagaaaaagaaaaagaaaaaaaacacactAACACGTAAGGTGTGTTCCGGATCAGCCGTGAACAGTGGCTGATCCATAGCAAAGCTCTTCtataattttctattattattggttagtttattattactttttacttaattattattattatttattatttttttattactatttagaaCTCTTTTCAACACTTTTCACTATACAAACCCACCTTAAAGTTATGTTTGggtactgaaaatatctcaaatattattataatacttaattactattcattactttattattacttttcattactattcaatattctattattacatttttattatttttttactattattcataatacttctcaacacttctcattACCTAAATCCAatctaaaatagaaataatagtcTGTCGTAACAAATTCCGCTCATCAAtttcaattaagaaaatattggtatatatttttattttttaaaaatattaaaatatataataaaaaaatataaaaataaaaattttaaaatttgtgctGGACGGTACGCCCAAAAGGCATTGTTGGAAGGCCTAGCATGACTCTAACGGTTAATATACCAAAAAGggaataattataattttatcaaattttaatacaaaataaaataaataattcaaattttttaaatcataaaataaaaataatattaaaaaaatattttaacaatattttattaaactttcaattttaatttcatttcaattcaactcatctcatctcatttatgaAATTAAACAAGACCTCAGAAAATGTTTGCAATCATTATTTCttagaaggaaagaaaattagGTTTTGGATAATAATAGGAGATGAGattgttttagataaaagttaaataaaataatattttttaatattattattattttgatatttaaaaaaattgaattgagtattatatttatttttaaattaaaaaattattataataataaaataagttgagataatttaaatttgttaaaagtATCTTTACAAACATCTTTTTTATCCATCGTTtgtataaacaaaaacaaaacatcgCTTTTTCGGTGCATTAAAAAATATCCATAATACCCATGGGCCATGCCCAATACCAGGCCCTCGACTCGGGCTCTTATGACCCAAAAGCTTTCTTAGGACAGAGTTTTCAGTCTATAAGCACAGCCCATCTCTTTTATAAATACCCGAATCGCCGTCTTCCACCAATTAGGGTTTTTGCCTTTTGGCCTCTCCGGATTCTACTTTCTGAAGCGAGCGCCTCCAAAGCGAAGGGAAATGGTGAAGGGACGCCAAGGAGAGCGAGTCAGGTCTGCCTTCCTACTTTCCCGGACTCATTTGATCTTTTAAATTCCTAGATCTAACTTCCAAACGCCTATTTCCACTTCATGCCTATAGATTTTCTCTAATTTTCCATCTTGACCCTGTATTTATTATCAGGCTTTATGTCAGAGGAACAATCCTCGGCTACAAGAGGTACTTAGACTTCATTTTCGTCTGTGGTATGCTgttcaattttatttctttctcggGAATGATTTTCATGGCTCTTCTGGATTCTGTTGGACTGCTCAGAAAACCGGGAGAAAATCACTATTACTATGATTTTAGTTGGAGTTTCTGTTTCCTCGGTGCCGAAATACGTAGAAGTGAGGATTTTCTTGTATAGATGGGTTAGGTAGATGGTAATTGCTTTCTTTTAGCATCAGTTTGTATGCTGAGAAATATAGGAAAAGAGAACGAGGACTTACTGggttgattattattattttattccagAGTCACAAAGAGTGAAAGCGGTGGACTTAAGATTGTTACTGTCGTTTTGTTATTTTCACATGCATTTTCTCAGCTGGTCTTTAAATGTTTGATGGGGATTATGGGTCCAGGTCCAAGTCCAACCAATACCCGAACACTTCCCTCATCCAGGTTGAGGGGGTGAACACCAAGGAGGAGGTTGCATGGTACGCTGGTAAGCGCATGGCTTATATCTACAAGGCCAAGGTGAAGAAGAATGGAACTCACTACCGCTGCATTTGGGGTAAGGTGACCAGGCCTCATGGTAACAGCGGTATTGTTCGTGCTAAGTTCAAGTCGAATCTTCCACCGAAATCCATGGTATTGTAAAAGAAGAGATTTTTCTATGGTTTATAAAATGACTTTCTACAAGGAGATTCGTCGTTTATTTTGTCTTTGGTTCTTCTGCAGGGGGCTAGAGTTAGGGTTTTCATGTACCCCAGCAATATATGAGGTAATTAGTACTTACCGatccttttctttatttaattccCTCTTTTATTTTCGCCcttgtgtttatttttctgttgtGTTCAATATTATAATAGGTAGGCAGCTATGACATTGTACGGGGGCTACACCTAAATTCCTCACCAATAAAATCCTCAATtacttattgaaaaaaaaaagccatagCATGGGCGCCGTGGTCATATTAATGCTGATATAAATCATAATGATTTACAAGCATTTTCAATGATTATCATATCATATGAATGATCCTACTTGCTGTACTAATGGGGTTTAGGCTTTGTGCTCCCTCCCCcccacccctctctctctctctctctctatctctctctatatTTGGAGAATGTTTATATACCCTGTTGTCTCTTAATATCCTTTATCAATGATCATATCATTCTacatttctttttctccatcttACTTTTGCTTCGAAGGGTTATGTAGTTATAATGTGTTTTGGGTTTCCCCACTCGTAGAATGGGTATTAGAGTGTTTTGCATCCGTTTGTCAGTTTGAGGGGGGAAGAATAACCATGtgtagaacattgattttgtctTTTCTAGCAGTGTTTCTGTCTCTACTATTTGTAACAACCATTTGAGATAATGAGAGATCCTGTTTGTTGCCATTAACTGATCTGTTTGACTTAGACTAACCATACATAAACCAAAATTAGGTGTAACCGCAAGGGTGACTCTGTCTCTGTCTTTCTATCCCAGAATTTGTTAACTTTTTTggtgaaaaattttcaaaataatgagGGATATCATAAGCGTGTGCTTGCTCTTATGTTCTTGTGTTCATCTCTTGTAACTACCGTGTGCATGCATACGTGgcaattaaatggttttatggtTGGACTGGCTTCCTCTGGTCATTCATGcactgtattttttttccttgcagcTCTCAGGTTGTGTAGATGCCAGATGAGCAGGTGACTGAGAGTTAAGCAGATACTTCTTTATATCAGCTAAATTTATGTCAGGTTTTGGAGCCAAATCGTTTTTGTTTATTAAGGTTGGTGGATGGAATATTGTATGAATTTTCTAGTTTCGTAAACACCTGTTTGtttcttgatttattttttgagaaaatctatCCTTATTTGAATAGAAGGAGGATAAACTGAATACTCTCCTCAGAGAGTCCTAGTGTACTCTTTGCTAATACATGTGAAACATTATTGACATTTCTAGGAATATGCCTTACACACACCAATTGTTCACCTTTTCTAGCAGTTTAGTTACATTTCTTAGGTCTCCCGTTTGGTTAAGGGATGAGAAATaagtaaatagtagtgagatcatttgtgaatagtaatgaaatagtttgagttaatatatttttggagttttgggaaagggagaaaaagttgagtaaaaaaattataaagttaaaagaatcgtagaatataattttttaatataatttttgttttaaaatttgaaaaagttgaattatttttatgttttgtttggaagtttggagaagttgtaatgattaggtaatacttagatgaaaaagtttaaaatttaaaaatttgaaattaaaaaaatgattgagtAGTGTTTAGATGAtgtgatgagataaaatgagattagattaGAAGAAATGgttttaaatatttgtgaaaCCAAACCATGCCGGATAAACTTCTCCACTGAATTCCATTTCTCCTTAGAACCATTAATGGCATTAAAACACTGTCAATGCATCTACTGCCGAAAATTGTGTCTTTGAGAACTGCAATGGCTTGACCAGAAGAGCACCAAGATATATCTCCCCAAGTGGATCTCAATAGTGGCTTTGTTTCTTGATTAAAGAAATCGGACTGTCGATACTTCATAGAAACGGATGTCGAGCAATATTAGTTCTAGGTATTTAAGAATttgctagctttcctttttccGAAAAAGTTTTTGCATTTTGACTTTTATTATGCTTGTTCGACTGCTGTTTTCataatatgttaattaattgtagtacttttttttaagaaaaatgctacTTCATTATTTCCACACTCtgcacttttaaaaatatttctttttttttttttactcagcAGGTGTGCGGTGGTGTAGAAATAATGAGGAGAATAGCtcttttgaaattataaaatagttgcATTGTTAGAGAGAAACTGTGTTGGATATTGTTTTGTCATCGCGCCTGTTAAACTGCCATGT
Coding sequences within it:
- the LOC122291694 gene encoding immediate early response 3-interacting protein 1-like — protein: MGLWTLLEGCLLLANALAILNEDRFLAPRGWSFSEFSGGKTKSFKGQLIGLIYATQYLRVPLILLNFICIVVKLVSG
- the LOC122291757 gene encoding 60S ribosomal protein L35a-1, yielding MVKGRQGERVRLYVRGTILGYKRSKSNQYPNTSLIQVEGVNTKEEVAWYAGKRMAYIYKAKVKKNGTHYRCIWGKVTRPHGNSGIVRAKFKSNLPPKSMGARVRVFMYPSNI